One Williamwhitmania sp. DNA segment encodes these proteins:
- a CDS encoding sigma-54 dependent transcriptional regulator — protein sequence KILELDSSAIVLFITAYGDAEKAVKAIKAGATDFILKPWQNEKLIATISSALKLRMSKDEVDTLKLKQKAYTEAIDQPFTDFIGESTKMKEVFATIQKVAKTDANILILGENGTGKELVARALYRNSNRRDDIFLSIDLGSLSESLFESELFGHEKGAFTDAKKEKPSRFEVAHNGTLFLDEIGNLSMPLQAKLLTAIERREITRVGANKPTPVDVRLVCATNNDIHQLVSSGQFRQDLLYRINTVEIHLPPLRERGDDIAILAKHFLSIYSKKYKKSIRGIAAESQKKLLQYSWPGNVRELQHGIERAVIMSETDMLMPDDFFLTGSKEKCAEIDLETYNLEQIERNVIMKVLKQFNGNITQAATELGITRTSLYRRMEKYGL from the coding sequence AAAAGATTCTCGAACTCGATTCTTCTGCCATAGTGCTATTTATTACAGCATACGGTGATGCCGAAAAGGCCGTTAAGGCAATAAAAGCGGGGGCAACGGATTTCATTCTCAAACCTTGGCAGAACGAGAAATTGATAGCCACGATCTCCTCTGCGTTAAAGTTACGCATGTCGAAAGATGAGGTAGATACCCTAAAGTTGAAGCAAAAGGCCTATACGGAGGCCATCGACCAACCCTTTACTGATTTTATTGGAGAATCGACCAAGATGAAGGAGGTTTTTGCAACCATACAAAAGGTAGCAAAAACTGATGCAAACATTCTCATACTAGGAGAGAACGGAACAGGAAAAGAGCTGGTTGCCAGAGCACTATATCGAAATTCGAATCGAAGAGACGACATTTTTTTAAGCATTGACCTTGGCTCATTAAGCGAATCGCTATTTGAGAGCGAACTCTTTGGCCATGAAAAGGGAGCATTTACTGATGCCAAGAAGGAGAAGCCAAGCCGCTTTGAGGTGGCGCATAACGGCACCCTATTCCTCGACGAGATTGGCAACCTCTCCATGCCTCTTCAGGCAAAGTTACTTACTGCTATCGAACGTCGTGAAATCACGCGAGTTGGTGCAAACAAACCAACACCCGTTGACGTTAGGCTTGTCTGTGCCACCAACAACGACATTCACCAGCTCGTATCTAGTGGCCAATTCCGACAAGATCTACTATACCGAATTAACACTGTTGAAATACACCTTCCACCTTTAAGAGAAAGAGGAGATGACATTGCCATTCTTGCAAAGCACTTTCTTTCCATTTACTCGAAAAAATACAAAAAATCCATCCGCGGAATTGCTGCGGAATCGCAAAAGAAGCTACTTCAGTATTCTTGGCCTGGGAATGTAAGAGAATTGCAGCATGGCATTGAACGTGCCGTAATAATGAGCGAAACTGACATGCTCATGCCCGATGATTTCTTTCTTACCGGTTCAAAAGAAAAATGTGCCGAGATTGACCTCGAAACGTACAACCTTGAGCAAATTGAAAGAAATGTGATTATGAAGGTATTAAAGCAGTTCAACGGAAACATTACCCAGGCAGCCACAGAGTTAGGAATTACAAGAACATCGCTCTACCGAAGAATGGAAAAATATGGTCTATAG
- a CDS encoding ATP-binding protein, which produces MVYRNFRVNIVVRLLILSMSIFALFYTISNYNFFITPLLIGVFIFLQIYALFKFVDKTNRDLASFLESIRFSEFTRTFQVEGMGSSFDELSKAFNDVINDFQAVRSQKEEHFQYLQSILQNIDVAIIAFQKDGTVEMINKAAKVLFQAHSLKNIKQLAAVSYELVDKLLNINPGENTLVKVQIDDDLLQLAVFSTEFHIHRKEIVLATIKNIQSVLEDQETEAWQKLISVLTHEIMNSITPIASLSSTLDGMLKAIKENKEQDQEIDEETTEEIQQAMQTIHKRSTGLLHFVNTYRNLTRIPKPNFKITKAKTLFENIRPLVEEDIRHSGIALSIEVDPEDLEFSIDENLIEQVLINLVKNASQAFDGKVTPRIEIKCFRNKRAKVTIQVSDNGQGILPEVLDKIFIPFFTTKPKGSGIGLSLSRQIMRLHGGSITANSVLGEGTTFTLIF; this is translated from the coding sequence ATGGTCTATAGGAACTTTAGGGTTAACATAGTAGTTCGACTACTGATTCTGTCGATGAGCATTTTTGCCCTCTTCTACACAATCAGCAACTACAACTTTTTTATCACCCCACTCCTGATTGGAGTTTTCATCTTTCTGCAAATCTATGCCCTCTTTAAGTTTGTTGATAAGACTAACCGTGATTTGGCTAGTTTTCTCGAATCGATTAGGTTTTCAGAATTTACTAGAACCTTTCAGGTTGAAGGCATGGGCAGCTCGTTCGATGAACTCAGCAAGGCTTTCAACGATGTAATCAACGACTTTCAGGCTGTTCGCTCGCAGAAGGAAGAGCATTTCCAGTATCTGCAAAGCATTCTACAAAACATCGACGTGGCCATTATTGCCTTTCAAAAAGATGGCACTGTAGAGATGATTAACAAGGCAGCCAAGGTACTATTCCAGGCTCACAGCCTCAAGAATATCAAGCAGCTAGCCGCTGTGAGCTACGAGCTGGTAGATAAGTTGCTCAACATCAACCCAGGTGAAAATACGCTGGTAAAGGTTCAAATTGACGACGACCTTCTCCAGCTGGCGGTATTTTCTACTGAGTTTCACATTCACCGCAAGGAGATAGTTCTGGCCACAATAAAGAATATCCAAAGCGTATTGGAAGATCAGGAGACTGAAGCATGGCAAAAGCTAATAAGCGTGCTTACCCATGAAATCATGAATTCCATAACTCCAATCGCATCGCTTTCCTCCACCCTTGACGGGATGCTAAAAGCCATCAAGGAAAACAAAGAACAGGATCAGGAAATTGATGAGGAGACTACCGAAGAGATTCAGCAGGCCATGCAAACCATCCACAAGCGCAGCACTGGACTTCTACACTTTGTTAACACCTACCGCAACCTAACCCGAATTCCAAAGCCAAACTTCAAAATAACCAAAGCAAAAACACTATTTGAAAATATTCGACCACTGGTTGAGGAAGATATTCGCCACAGCGGCATCGCCCTAAGTATTGAAGTTGATCCTGAAGATTTGGAGTTTTCCATCGACGAAAATCTAATTGAGCAGGTACTTATTAACCTTGTAAAGAATGCATCACAAGCCTTTGATGGCAAGGTCACCCCACGTATAGAAATTAAGTGCTTCAGAAATAAGAGAGCAAAAGTGACCATTCAGGTTTCCGATAACGGTCAAGGAATATTACCGGAGGTACTCGACAAAATATTCATCCCCTTCTTTACCACAAAACCGAAAGGATCGGGAATTGGGCTAAGCCTTTCACGCCAAATAATGCGGCTTCACGGTGGCAGCATTACGGCAAACTCCGTGTTGGGTGAAGGCACCACATTTACGCTAATCTTCTAA
- a CDS encoding folylpolyglutamate synthase/dihydrofolate synthase family protein, with protein sequence MTYQETLDYLFSQLPMFQRLGKAAYKADLVNTLALDEHFNHSHRQFKSIHVAGTNGKGSTSHMLAAVLSQAGYRVGLYTSPHLKDFRERIKINGQPIPEEEVVLFVENNKAIFKQIRPSFFEMTVALAFDYFAREKVDVAVVEVGLGGRLDSTNIITPELSVITNIGLDHTDLLGDTLEKIAFEKAGIIKPNVPAVLGESNPAYLHVFTTKAKEVGTSLILADRMLTVEDHGFSSNGRQWFRINGPLLVARDQVEIDLGGAYQEHNILTVLAAIQILVDRFPRVSPAAVLQGLSSAAQNTGLKGRWQILGINPLVVCDTGHNVDGIGYVVKQLELTPHRKLHFVLGMVSDKDVRGVLGLLPKSATYYFTKASIPRAMSETTLKELASGFDLIGACYPNVLEAFNAAKINAEPNDLVFIGGSTFVVAEVV encoded by the coding sequence ATGACCTACCAAGAAACTTTAGATTACCTTTTTAGCCAGTTGCCAATGTTTCAGCGGTTGGGAAAGGCTGCTTACAAGGCAGATTTGGTAAATACCTTGGCTCTCGACGAACATTTTAATCACTCTCATAGGCAGTTTAAGAGTATTCATGTTGCTGGAACGAATGGAAAAGGCTCAACATCACATATGCTGGCTGCCGTTTTGTCCCAGGCTGGCTATCGTGTTGGGCTATATACGTCTCCTCATCTAAAGGATTTTCGTGAACGAATCAAAATTAATGGACAACCTATCCCAGAAGAGGAGGTTGTATTGTTTGTTGAAAACAACAAAGCAATTTTCAAGCAAATCCGGCCATCGTTTTTTGAAATGACAGTAGCGCTGGCCTTCGACTACTTTGCTCGCGAAAAAGTGGATGTGGCCGTAGTTGAGGTTGGCCTTGGTGGACGGCTCGATTCTACCAACATTATTACCCCAGAGTTAAGTGTAATTACCAATATTGGTCTCGATCATACCGACCTTCTGGGTGATACGCTTGAAAAAATTGCTTTTGAAAAGGCTGGAATCATTAAGCCCAATGTTCCTGCTGTTTTAGGTGAATCAAACCCCGCCTATTTGCATGTTTTTACGACTAAAGCCAAGGAGGTTGGCACCTCGCTTATATTGGCCGATAGGATGCTTACAGTTGAAGATCACGGCTTCTCTTCTAACGGTAGGCAATGGTTCAGGATAAATGGCCCGTTATTGGTTGCCAGAGACCAAGTGGAGATTGACCTTGGCGGCGCATATCAGGAGCATAATATTCTAACTGTTTTAGCTGCAATTCAGATTTTGGTTGACCGCTTTCCTCGTGTTTCTCCCGCCGCAGTCCTGCAAGGGCTCAGCAGTGCTGCTCAAAATACTGGTTTGAAGGGGCGCTGGCAAATATTGGGAATCAATCCGTTAGTAGTGTGTGATACTGGACATAATGTGGATGGAATAGGATACGTAGTGAAGCAGCTCGAACTTACACCTCACCGGAAGTTGCATTTTGTTTTAGGTATGGTTTCGGATAAGGATGTAAGGGGAGTTCTAGGTTTATTACCCAAAAGCGCCACCTATTACTTCACGAAGGCTTCCATTCCAAGAGCGATGTCGGAGACAACCTTGAAGGAGTTGGCTTCTGGTTTTGATCTTATTGGGGCCTGCTACCCAAATGTTTTGGAGGCTTTTAATGCGGCGAAAATAAATGCTGAACCTAACGATTTGGTTTTCATAGGAGGAAGTACGTTTGTTGTTGCTGAGGTGGTCTAA